A window of the Sciurus carolinensis chromosome 19 unlocalized genomic scaffold, mSciCar1.2 SUPER_34, whole genome shotgun sequence genome harbors these coding sequences:
- the LOC124973437 gene encoding olfactory receptor 14C36-like — translation MANSTMVTEFLLMGFAEGWKLRFLYSMLFLLMFLATLLGNLLIVTVTTADQNLHTPMYFFLRNLSILDMCYISVTVPNACVNSLTGNRAISVAGCAAQIFLVIYCAFVEVLFLSIMAWDRYVAICQPLHYSTIINVRFCVRMTVVSLLSGLVYAGAHTGNTFVLNFCGSNTLPQFFCDIPSLLRLSCSDTSSNQLSILVSAVFVCGGSFVFIAMSYVRIFSAVFKFPAQEQGKAFSTCVPHVLVVSIFLSSMACVYLRPAADTVTIQDMMLSVFYTMVPPFLNPVLYSLRNKQVKEAVRRVILRKVHSGAR, via the coding sequence ATGGCCAACTCCACCATGGTGACCGAGTTTCTCCTCATGGGCTTTGCTGAAGGCTGGAAACTAAGGTTCCTCTACTCCATGTTATTCTTACTCATGTTCCTGGCCACCCTCTTAGGGAACCTGCTCATCGTCACCGTCACCACGGCTGACCAGAacctgcacacgcccatgtacttcttcctcaggaacctgTCCATCTTGGACATGTGCTACATTTCTGTCACTGTCCCCAATGCCTGTGTCAACTCCCTCACGGGCAACAGGGCCATTTCAGTGGCTGGCTGTGCAGCCCAGATCTTCTTGGTCATTTACTGTGCCTTTGTGGAGGTCCTGTTTCTCTCCATCATGGCCTgggaccgctatgtggccatctgccagccCCTCCATTATTCGACTATCATAAATGTCCGATTCTGTGTCCGCATGACGGTGGTGTCTCTGCTCAGTGGCCTGGTCTATGCGGGTGCGCACACTGGCAATACATTCGTGCTGAACTTCTGCGGCTCCAACACGCTCCCCCAGTTCTTCTGTGACATCCCCTCCCTGCTGAGGCTCTCCTGCTCCGACACGTCCAGCAACCAGCTCTCCATTCTCGTCTCTGCTGTGTTCGTTTGCGGCGGCAGCTTTGTCTTCATCGCCATGTCGTATGTGCGCATATTTTCAGCTGTGTTCAAGTTCCCCGCCCAAGAGCAGgggaaggccttctccacctgcgtGCCTCACGTCCTGGTGGTGTCCATCTTCCTCAGTTCCATGGCCTGTGTGTACCTACGGCCGGCGGCGGACACAGTGACAATCCAGGACATGATGCTTTCTGTATTTTACACCATGGTTCCTCCCTTCTTGAATCCCGTCCTCTACAGTCTCAGGAACAAACAGGTAAAGGAAGCTGTGAGGAGAGTCATACTGAGAAAGGTTCACTCAGGAGCACGGTGA
- the LOC124973449 gene encoding olfactory receptor 2T29-like translates to MDIATWMTNHTRWADFILVGLFSQSQHPALLCVVIFLVFLMALSGNALLVLLIHSNTQLHTPMYFFISQLSLMDMMYISITVPKVLLDQVLGVSTISVPECGLQMFLYLTLGGSEHFLLAAMAYDRYVAICHPLRYPVLVNRKVCLLLASGCWFLGSVDGFMLTSVTMTFPFCRSQEIQHFFCEVPAVMKLSCSDTSLYETLMYLCCVLMLLIPVTVISGSYSCILLTIHRMNSAEGRRKALATCSSHMMVVTLFYGAAVYTYMLPSSYHTPQKDMVVSVFYTILTPVLNPLIYSLRNKDVMGALKKMLNAGPVFKEATT, encoded by the coding sequence ATGGACATCGCCACCTGGATGACCAACCACACGAGGTGGGCAGACTTCATCCTGGTGGGACTCTTCAGTCAATCCCAGCACCCAGCTCTGCTGTGTGTGGTCATCTTCCTGGTTTTCCTCATGGCCCTGTCTGGAAATGCTCTCCTGGTCCTCCTGATACACTCCAACACCCagctccacacccccatgtacttcttcatCAGCCAGCTGTCCCTCATGGACATGATGTACATCTCCATCACTGTGCCCAAGGTGCTTCTAGACCAGGTGCTGGGCGTGAGTACCATCTCGGTCCCTGAATGTGGGCTGCAGATGTTCCTCTATCTGACCTTAGGTGGTTCAGAACATTTCCTTCTGGCagccatggcctatgaccgctacgtggccatctgcCATCCACTCCGTTACCCTGTCCTCGTTAACCGCAAGGTGTGTCTCCTCCTGGCATCTGGGTGCTGGTTCCTGGGATCAGTGGATGGCTTCATGCTGACTTCCGTCACCATGACCTTCCCATTCTGCAGATCCCAGGAGATCCagcacttcttctgtgaagtcccTGCCGTGATGAAGCTCTCCTGCTCGGACACCTCACTCTACGAGACGCTCATGTACCTGTGCTGTGTCCTCATGCTCCTCATCCCCGTGACAGTCATCTCAGGCTCCTACTCCTGCATCCTGCTCACCATCCACAGGATGAACTCagcagagggcaggaggaaggccCTGGCCACCTGCTCCTCACACATGATGGTGGTCACGCTCTTCTATGGGGCTGCTGTCTACACCTACATGCTCCCCAGCTCCTACCACACCCCACAGAAGGACATGGTGGTGTCCGTCTTTTACACCATACTCACTCCTGTGCTAAATCCTTTAATCTATAGTCTTAGGAATAAGGATGTCATGGGAGCCCTAAAGAAAATGTTGAATGCAGGACCAGTTTTTAAAGAAGCCACAACATAG